aattaACAGCTCTCAATAAATCTGTTGCTGGCAATAAATCACATACAAAATAACCCCAAAAATGTTGTTATTAAATCAAATAGACTGCAATAAAGTCACCCATCAAACTGACTAATGGAAACACTCCGACTTCACCCATGAAGCACAGACTTCTTGGACCGTCTGTGGGCCAGTGTTAATCAGTAGATTGATTCATAATGTTTGATTTGTCAAATCTAATTTTTCCTTTAAGATATTACATTTATATCTTTTCACatcttttatttaatgtttataattttttgcagaaattcatttaataaaaagcttttcTACATTCCTGTGCCTTCTGTTCATTTAACTGTATGTATCGTTAGGAAATCTAACTGGAGCTGCATTAATATCTCACCTAATTTACACCCTTAAAACTGGAAGTACTTGAAAGCCGTGACTATGATTTATTTCCTGGGGGATTTCTGTAattacagtgtttgttttaagaGCAGGAACTGACTTACAGGGttttcgttttttgttttttgttttgttttgttttttttaacacatcttCAGTTAAAATTCACATAAAATGTAACAAGTGTAACACTCTTAAGTGTAAGACAGCAGTTTATTTACTCCCTATATAACGCCATTCAGGAATACTGTTCGCTGCATTCTTCTTCTACATTCATATTCCTCTCACatacctttctttttctttctaaaatggACAAAATTTTcgtaaaatgtcagaaaataagTAGATGATCAGTAGATGGCGCAGTCGTTTATTGCGATGACGCAACAGGTTTGGGCAGGCGTTTGTTGAAAACTTTTGCAATTCAAGTCCACCCTGTTCGTCCTTCCTCTGCTCTGGTAAACAGCTTGTCGCCGTGCATGAAGCTGTCATGGATTTAACGGCAAACAtgggttttctgtgtttatttgcACATTTGCTGCTCTTCCATCGAGCTTTTGCGTCTGAAGGTGAGTTTTGTGCGTCTGtcgttgtgtttgtgtgtgtgtgtgtgtgtgtgtcacaaacAGCATATGGAAGAAATGGGAGTTGGTTTCCGTGATCCTGCTGGTTAGTAGCATTCCGTGCACAAGCTTCAGTGGCATTATCTGCCTGGTAACTGCAGGCACTGCGCTGCAGGCGGACTGCAGTTATATATTTTTaggcctttctttctttcttttttcctcctgtcCTAATATGTGTTTGAATTTGCAAAATCTCAGGCTGTGGTGCAACCTATGCTGTTACCACACTCAGTTTTCTGTGAGCTGGCAGTATTAATAAGTTAGAAGCGCCTACAGGATGTTAACGCATTTTTGTCGGAAGTCCAGCGGGACACACAAATCACCTTTGGAGTTGTGTCATTGAGAACCTTTGGGAAGTCAAAGAAAACCCTCATTAAGCTTTTAATGAGCTCTTACTGTTTTGTAGTTTCGTTGTCACTGTGCTAAATAGACCTTTGGTCAAGCTGTTGTCTGTGAATGTGTTTTATAGATAAACCCGACCACTGCATGTAATAAAAAGATAATGAATTATAATCTTCATTTGCCTGTGTTTAAGAATTTTATACAGTTGGATTTTATGCAGTTCATTTTGttcttggtttttttgtttttgtttttgttttttttttcaaactgagCTCGGCATTCATGTAAAATGCAACCGAAAATGTTCTGTATGTGTTATGACAGGTATGTAGAGCAGAGCTTACTGTAAACCTGTGCGTGTGtgctgaaaatgtgaaatatgttcCAGACTAATTACAATGTCTGGGATTCAGCTGCTCCTCCACAGAATTGTTGGGTCCAAACTAAGACCACtgatgtcagtgtttgtgtgaggAGATCCAGATGTTCCTGCAGAAATTACTGTCTAATTTCTGCTGATCAGCTGTCAGACCTGCCAGAATATAGGCTGGTAATTAAAAGTGCATATAGCTGGCTGTGGTCCAGCTGTGCAGTGCTCGAAAAAAGGTGTTGTTAGTGTTTGGAATCGAGACACTGGGAGAAAGCACAGCACTGTCTCTGAGCCTGATAGCAGAGCAGCCCACGTTATCGATCAatccagcatggaaatgttatTTTTGTGATCCAGACAGAAGTGACTGGAATGTACAGATTCGAAAGGAGTGCATCTGAGGGACCGCTCATATCCAGCAGGTTCGGAGACAAAGTTGGAGAAGTGAGTCTAAGACATTTTGGACCTCAGAGGAGGTtaatggatgtagtgaaggaggacatgcagagggttggcgTGACCGAGGAAGATCTTGGGATGAGGTGAGAGGGAGCCAGGTGATCTGCTGTGGCGACCCATGAAAGGAGCACCTGGAAGATCAGTCCAGTCATGACTGACTGTGACCACATCATCAGATCTGTCACATGTGTTGGATTTCTAACACTAACATTACACAACAGGAATCTTTCTAAAGAGAGgattgggttaaaaaaaaaaaaaacgtcacAGCTTACTAAATGATGTTTCTGATAACTGTAAATGTTCCTGACCCAGGTGGGCTCAGGTTTCATCAtagactgtatttaaaagatggaCTTAATCACTTGACGTCACAGATTGGTTTTGGACTCTGCATTTTCAGTCAGTGTTAGAAAAGAAACTATACAGCAGCCAAAATTCTTTTTTCCTCTGAGGCAAATATTTGAATAAGAAAGTACAGTCCTCCCTTTTTCAGTTGGTGTTATCCGCATGTGTGTCTGGGTGTGTCACACGGATATCTTCTAAATGCTGAATTAAATAACTGACTTAGGAAACACTCCAACTTCACTCACCAACACTGAAGCACAGATATCTTGGACAGTCTGTGAGCACATTTACGTGCACAGCAAACAAATTATTAGTCtgataattgcattaaaaatgcttCTAAAGGCTCCAGTAGGACAGATATGGTCCAGAGGCTCCAGTACAGAGACCCCAATTTattcaaaattaaaaatcacCCCATATAGAGTTCttataaagaaagaaatgatcTATTAAGGGTTAGTTGAATTATATCTGAATGTTTGTTCTCTGATTTTAGACCAGTACACAGCGACGATTGGGGAGGATGTCACTCTTCAGTGTCGGGCTCCCAGAGATGCAGTCGTCACCGTGCTGGAGTGGAGCAAACCTGACCTGAGTGTGGACGATTACGTCTTCTTCTACCGCAACGAACGCTCATACGAGAAGTACCAGCATTCGTCTTTTAGGGGGCGAGTCACGCTGCGAGAGCCCTCCATGAAGGACGGAGACGTTTCCATCGTGCTGAAGAACGTCACCGTCAGCGATGCTGGAAGATACAAGTGCAGAATTATAATGAGCAATGCAGCAAGCAGCGAGAGAGTCTTAAGTGAGGAAAGATCCCTCAGTGTCACAGAAGCAGGTGAGGTTGAGTTTGTTTTCGATGAGACTTGTTAGAAAGCTGCAGGGTTTTATTCCAGGAATCATGTGAGTTTGTTAACCCTGAGATGAAGGAAACTCAGGTTTTCTGCTCCTGGAAGAGAGCCAGCTTACTACGGTAACAGACTGAGCTTAAAATCCTGGCGGGATTTCTCCAACAAAGTCTGAGTGTCCCTCTCACTTCCCCTCGTGGTTCACCAGCTGACTAGTTTTATTTCCCCTTATGTGTGCTTATCAAAGTTCAGAGCAGTTTGTTTGTGCAGTCTAAGTGTCCCACTTAGACAtcacttttctattttttgtgctttttaaaatagtttttgtgCAAATGAAtgctttttcagtcattcacagATTTATTATCAGCTCAAAATAAAATCTGCAGCTGTCAGCCAGTTTCTCTGCAGGGAGAGATGAGCTTTAGATACATGACACGCTCATGTGTTGTGTTCAGCCACACTGATGGAAACATGTCTGTCACATTTGGATCTTGGAGACTATGTGAACTGGCTGTAGTCAGTCTTacagtaatctgattacatttcatgttgagttttgtttgcatttttgatTGAGACATTAAACACTTTCAAAGAGCATTTTGAAAGGAACAGAGTCTGGAAAGGAACAAAACACACTCTGTGTCAGTCGATCCAGACCGGGATCCACCTAAACATATCACAGGATCTTATGTGAATCAGTATCAGCTCCATGTTGGAGTCCACTTGCACTGCAGGATGCAAAACAGATCATGATCATGGAGAGAGACCAGATCTGACCCAGGCCTGAGTTTCTTCTGGTCGTTTCACAGCTCATCCCGTCTGGATCTGTTTTGGATCCATTCATAGTGTCTTATGTTATCCTGACATGATCTGTTTTCCATATTTAAATGATCTCCTCTCAAAAGTAAAATGCGACTCAGTAGAACATCCCTGCTGTAGCTGCTGGAGAGCCATCGACTATCAGTGAAGGCTGGTTAGAAATGGTTAAATTGGAAACTTTAGTATGACGGACACGTCAGTAAACTGTGTCTGTTTCACCaggttttcagtttcagttaaaaaaacagctgtaaAATCAGGATGCATATAATGAAAATGTAACTTGGGTAAATCACGGCCATCGAAAGTATGAAAAAACTAATTCTGAGCCCCACTAATTTCACTTTCTTTCTCTACTCACGCACGCATTTAACTCAGGGTGAATGAACTCGGAGCTGTTTGAGCAGGACACTGAGAGTTGCTGATCTCAGATAAactcagatttatttatttttttatctcagAGTTTGTTGAACAGGCTTCCTGGAATAGAAACTTGTTCTGAGTGCAGCGTGTAATGTCTGATGTTTGTATTCTGCAGAGCACACGGATGAAGTCAGCGAGCCCGTCGGACGCGTCGGAAAAGCAATTCGGAGCAATGAGAATCACGAAGGTGGACAGAGTGTTGCAGTCGGAGTTGGAGTTGGAGTATTTTGTGTCCTTGTTCTTGCTGTTGGTTTGTTGGTCTATAAAAAAACACGCAAATCCCCCATCATTTTACAAGTGCTCTGAACTAGACAACGAAGCCCAGAAAAATCAAATAAGATGATTTGCTAAAAAAACTAATTAGAAAACCTGAATGTGAAAGACTGAGAAGCCTGTCTACATGTATATAACAGTGTGATTCAGCGTCTGAGAAAAGGGGACCATGAATATTTCTCTGCTGTGAGAAACTAAAAAAGCAGATGCAGGTCATGAGACTGTCCACAAATATGTAGCATTAAGCACTTTATTCCTGTGAAACTGACCACTAATCAATTTAACAATGACAGagcaagttttatttttgtgtgttgatTGAGGATGAaagctgtttctctttaaaccgTGGAGACTGGAGGTTAGATTTTCATGGGACTGTGGGTTTGTCAGATGTCAGTAACCATGACTACGACACGTGAACATGGGGATTTGTGGTTTCACGTGTCTTGTGATTTGGTCTAAGCCAGAgatcattttttatatatatattactcagatatatgtacatatgtacACATCTCCCTTTTAATACTAATGACATGTGTAACACTGACTTTTAATAAGAGTTCTCTTGTAATGTGAAGCTTGTCTGTAAGTGTCTCATGTTCATGTTGATCTTTCACTTTTGTTTCTTGGCAATGACCACAGATGTGACCCCTACGTGTGTACAGCATTATGTTCTGATGTTAATAAAACACGTTGACCAGCTGGCTTGGTTTGGACGGAGTTTGTTTCATGGCGATAAAAGGCGTCAGTTCAAAGTGAAATAACTAAAACTGGTAAGAgaatgaatgtttttgttttgctgttggTGGTGCTGGGGGAGGGCAGGATCGCTGTGTGTCTGAAACAGTCACAGGAATGTAAACGTCTGCACAATAACACAGATAGCAGGAAGTCTCTGTGCTGGAAGAGCTTTCGTTCTTGTGTCAGAGCAGATCCTGCTGCTGTTAATGGGAATAATGGGTAATCAGATTACTCTGCAGGTGTGGACTGGAAACGCTGTGTTGTGGAACAAAGTCATTGTGGCGTTGCCTTTTTTCCAACATCTGGAAACGATGAATTCAGCTCCACAGTTTGAATATGCAAGAAGAAGAACAGCTGGAATCCCCCGAATATGTTTTCTTCTCCTGAGGACTAATGACTTAACTCTggcaataaacaaataaaagaacttATTGTGCTCATGTCAGCTGACTGTAATGGCGGGTCCAGGACCGCCACCTGCTGGCTGCTTTTAGTCACTGCCCATCACTGAAAAAAAGCTGTGTGATCCACATCCATTATTAAAACACCATTAAAACTTTTAAGGTAAATGATTGAGTTTAGCTTCTCTGCACTGTGTCATTCACAGATGTGCTGTTACCTTCAGTGTATGAAAGAGGTGTGGAGAAGCAGCTGGATTATACTGCCACTCCTTTAAACAGTTCCGTGTATTTAAAGAATGAAAAACAAGACCTGAGCTCCTCAGGCTCAGACATGCATGCGGAAGTCTTTCGATTCTGCTCAAGGCGAGAACACAAccaaataaaagctgaatggGTGTGTTCAATAACCGAGGAACTGCATTTAACATGATTTATTAAAGGAATAAAGGATTTTTCCACTTGATCCTGAGCTCTGAGTGGCTTTAGAGCAATTCTTtaaatgttgttctgggttcttttgtgacctgaATGAGCCGTTGGTGTGTTACTCCTGTTTCCACAGGCTtcctccatttgtggataatggcgcTCATATTGGTCCCAAAACCTTAGAGATGCCTTTCTAACACTTTCCAGACTTATAGTTGTCATTGATTTGgtttctcagctgtttcatTAGATCAAGGCATCATGTCTACagcctgcttcactttgtcagacgagttttatttaaatgatttcCTGGTCCAGCAGGTCTGACAGGAATCAGGCCTGAGTGTGGATGTAGtgaaattcaattcaactttccaaaataaaatgtggttaatcacagttaattcacaATTTAACACCAGGGTGCAGTCAGTCTCACACAGGGGCCTGTAGGGTTGGCTAGCTTTCAAtcctaaataaatgaaatcatctgcATTCAATCTGGTTTTCTtagtctaatattaaaatgtgctTTATGGCCCGAAACATTTATGTGtgacaatgcaaaaaaaaaaaaaaaatagaagtcaCCTCCTTATGACCTCACTGACTAATGTGCTGTAACTGTCTCCTGTTTTCAtgtcttttcattgtttctgctgctgcaggctgagATCGGAGCCTTTTTCATTTGTGCATCTACAGTTCATCCATAACTGACCTCACTTGTTCTGTGCCCTGAACAATAAGCTGCAGCTGGATCGCTCCCTGCAAAATGAGACAAAGTCATGCGATGGAAAATGTGGACTTGAGAAGCGACTTCAACACCTCTGCTGACTGAGTTTAGTTTTCAAAAGAGGAAACTAAATGACGAAAGAGCTGCTGACTCATTCGAAACGGTGCGACAGTTTTACACAGTGCATCACTTTCACGCCAACCTGTGAAGCCAGTCTCAAAGAAAACCGTTTACATCTTGATGGCATTCCCACATTCACCCTCTAGCACAGCATCTCCACAGAGCTGAACTgctctcagtttatttgatacacacaaaacaaaaagtaaagtgTCCTTTAAGCTGCCAGAAGAGACTTCAAGAGACTTCTGAGGATGATGTCGCTCCTTAAAATGATTCTAGGCGAGTTTCTTCTCTTtgaagaataaaatgaaatgatgccTGCTGatgtgctgcagctgttttcagagGCTGTTGACTCTGTGTTTCTGACCTCTACATTCAAACTGGTCCAATGCAGCTTTAcgactgtaaacacacacagaatatgactaaataaataatatataatataaagagGAGTGCAGGGATGTGTTTGGCAGCCAGCTGGACATCACTGGTCAGACTGGTCACACTGTGGTGTAGGTGTGTGGCTCAGCTTCAGTGAGGAGTAGATGACCGCTGGCTCTGGTGGAagatctgaacacaaacacacagattagAGAACGTTTAGATAAACATGAGAAAAAACACGCACACCACCTCTGTTCATTACAGGGAGGATATCCACAAAACTGTCTTACACAAATATCAATAaattaatctcagaattctaataattaatattgaaatatataaatatgtgttAGTAGTAGTCAgatcttttgtttttgaatgacaGAGCTCTGATGCTTTGCTATATTATATGTCGCCCCTGTTTCCATCGCACGTCATCATCAACCTTCAGCTGGACCATCTCTGatttgcaataaaataaaaaattaaataagagGCATTAACTGTGTAgcattttcatatatatattacagTGTTATAAAGAGCTGTTTCAGTCTTACTGACCACTCAGAGAATTTCACACCACTTTCAATTTAAtaccacattttttaaaattctataTTTACTTCATATACATTTAGACTCACGTGCAAACCATGATTCTTCTccagctgctgtgtgtattaTGTGTTTAATCTCTTCATGTCTTTGTAGTGAGCCTGTCTGGCTTGCAGAGCCTATAATCACCTTCATGTGCTGCTGCAGGCTGAGATCTGAGACCTTTTTATTCGATTAAGGGTTGGACCTTTTTTTTTCGCAAAGGGGGGTTTTTGCAGCGAGCATGAAAGAGGAGCAGCTGTACCTCTCTGTCTGCAGTTCGTCTTGATGGGGATCTGTGCATAGTTGATGTCAGATGTTCTGTGCACTGAAGAATAAGCTGCCGCTGGTTCACTCTctgtaaaacatgacaaagTCAGGTGACTGACGCAGAACTCGTGTTTTACGGTGAGAAAAATTTTGACATTCCAGGAATAACAGCGGCAAACGTGAGGCCACAGCACAGCCTGTCTTTACCTGCAGCGACTTTAAACACTTCTGCTCGGTTTAGCTCTCAAAACAGGAAACCTAATGACCACAGAGCCGCTCACTTGGCACAATGATGTAACAGTCTTACACAATGCATCATGTAAAGTAAACACTTTGCAAAAGTGTgaaagtcttcttttttttcaaattaaacctgaCCTGACTAGTATGTGGCAGTAGTTACAGAAGTGCTGCACTAAAGATTATTATAACCTGTAAATATTCCAAACTACACTAGTataatccaaaaaagaaaacatggagcTAGAAATAAGAATAATAAGCCTGCTTTAATGTGAGAAGTACAAGAAGGGACCTCACTCTTTCTGGCTCTGGTTCAACATCTTTAATACAGGAGACTTTTAATGATGGACTGAAATCTTTGTCTCTTATGTGCAAGCAATTTACAGTCCACACAAAGAAACTGATCAACCTGACCTGATGAAAAACCAGGGGATGAACCTGCAGTCCATGCTAAAAGAACCTGAACCAAAATGCATGAAACACATTCTAAACCCTCAGCCATGCACCTCACAGAGCCTCATGTGGAAGCACAAGAGGATTATCGCTCTGCTGTACCTCTCATCATCTTTGACCCATTTCCATCATCTGCTGATGTTCTTCTCACTGATGAAGAGGTGGCAGCAGTTGCACGATCATTCACTGCAAAATCAAATGCAAAGATTTTCCATTAATAGCAGAACTGTAAATGCTGCTGATTCAGCAAGATTAATATTTATATGAAGGcgaaatgtgtttaaaatggaaagtgaaggaaaaactgcggtcagaataaaattaatttttaaaaaagtgtttctatcttttctttcaaaaaacaggaaactggacTGAACTGCTCACATCAGCTTTCTTTGACCAAAACTCTCACATACAACTTCTCACttcacacacactggaaaaACTAACCAAACTGTGTACAGTGTACAAATGTATATATTCAAATATGACATTAATCATAAAATGCTATTGTAGAAATCAATGCACAAATACAGCATGTAGCTTAGTCATAATAAGCTTTATTTAAGTCTCAGTTAATAATGTAAATGGTCTGTGGCTCAAACTGGTCCTCACAGAGTTAGATGTGTGGAAATAACACGTGCAGCATGTGGCAGCTTTTAAAGCAAGAGTTTGTGTTTGCTCTGTTTCCACTTAGATGATGTTAGTGTGAGCTGTGACTGTTGGAGATGTGGGCTGTAGAAATGAGGCTCAAAGtgccagaaacacaaaaatggaTATTATGatgtattgattttattttaggtgatttgtttaaaaaaacaacggtTTGATGTGTCAACATAAAGTGTGAGCAGAATGTGTCTCACCTCCAGTTTTTCTCTGGATGCATCGTCTCAGCACTAGAAGCAGtatgaccagcagcagcagcccagtTATGGAGGGAACAGACACCAtcacagagagaggaggagagaaaaaggGGGAGGAAAGGGAGGCAGTGGAGGCtgatggaggaggagaggtgGGAGAACCTGGAATTAATTAGAAAAATGAATCTTTGTGGTCAGTTTGACTCACTTTGGGTCTAAAgtctgtaaaagaaacagaagcctcacctgtgacagtgatccagctggatggagactctccatgaccgctgatgtcacacttgtagaggccttcatcagacctggaaacatgctggatggtcatgtgacctgtaggctgcttcctgatgagggagccatctttatagaaagcagctgggaggttggagggagtggtctttgttttacagagcagagtgacgtcatctccctccatcacagggaggacaggactctgcaggatcactgatccacctcaacacagagacaaactacagcatttcatccatttacacacagcttcatcaacactaactccacacactcagcttaccagtgactgtcaggttaaccatgttactgatgggaccctctctggactcacaccagta
The sequence above is a segment of the Oreochromis aureus strain Israel breed Guangdong linkage group 3, ZZ_aureus, whole genome shotgun sequence genome. Coding sequences within it:
- the LOC116325944 gene encoding programmed cell death 1 ligand 1-like, with amino-acid sequence MDLTANMGFLCLFAHLLLFHRAFASEDQYTATIGEDVTLQCRAPRDAVVTVLEWSKPDLSVDDYVFFYRNERSYEKYQHSSFRGRVTLREPSMKDGDVSIVLKNVTVSDAGRYKCRIIMSNAASSERVLSEERSLSVTEAEHTDEVSEPVGRVGKAIRSNENHEGGQSVAVGVGVGVFCVLVLAVGLLVYKKTRKSPIILQVL